ctcTAAATTCTTTGAGCAAGAACACCATCTTTAATTCAATTATTCTCTAAATTCTTTGAGCAAATGGGCATGTGAAGAAGAGATTAATTTAGCTTTTATTCTTACTATATATCTCTTCCATGGtaaagatttttgttttcatatttttgtcCTAAAAATGAAATCTTGGTTTGGCCAAGTCCTCTTGGCCGTAGCCATTGAACTTAACAATGGCCTATAAAACTCTATATTTATGACTAATTAAATTGAGTCAAATGTAAATTAAGGGTAGTTGTTATTCGAAATAATATATAGTGTTCTGCTTCTTCTATACTTTGTTGCATGATTAGCAATCTTCTGTGCTTTGCTACTTCTTAGCTTGGTGGTTAGTTGCTCCATCAATGGGTAtatgaaaagaaatatatatatatatatatatatatatatgagatatgaatttaacaataataaattagGCCAGCACTCCATTTCAATATATGGAAAATCGATACCAAAAATCACGAAAAACAAgtaaatttagtaatttatttttttatttttctaagatAAAGCAGACCCATTATTTTTCCTGGATAGCCAATTAGGAAGTTAGCATGAAATTCTTTAAGACCACATTCAGTGCCTTAGCCCTGGACAGGTCTTGAAGATCTACTCCATGGTGACCACCCTCGTCAAATTGACTCACCACAACTACACCCTTCTCTTCCATCATCTTAACCAGCTCAATCTGACGGTCAATCAGTGGGTCCCCTTTGCAATCAATCACCAAGACCCTCCATCCCAGCAATCTAATCTTCTCCAACCTCTGAGATCCACCACCCACCGTTGGATTGCAATACTCATGATCACGGTCAACGGCAATTGGCAACGATAACTCCCACATAAGGTCATTCACAAACAGTGGCAGTGGCAACACAGGGTCATTGGCCAATTTTAGCTCTGACTCAGTCCTCTGGGTCCCACCAAAATATGGTTGGTGCAATACCAGCCCTCTGATTATCAAAGGctcaagattttcaatttgATCAGCTTCACGTAGTGCTGCATGGTAGGCCACGTTACCACCTGCACTAGAACCCATAATAGAAGTGTTAGAAAAATCAGCATATTTTGTAAGCCATTCATCTTGGTTGGTTTTGATAAAGTGCAGTGTTTCTACAGCATCATCGTAAGCTGCAGGTAAACGATGCTCAGGAGCAAGACGATAGTCAACTGATACGATGATAGCATTGACATCAATGGCAATGTTTGAACAAAAGTCATGAAACACTGTTGAGGATGCACTGTAAAGGATGAACCCTCCACCATGGAAGTAAACTATGAGAGGCAGTTTGGAAGAAGAGGGATTATTGAGTGCTTGTTTGGGTAGGAATATTCTGACCcaggttttgtttgattggtttAGAGGGATGTCTTTGGAGAGAACTGGAGTGGGGTGGTCAGGATCTGGTGTGGCTGGGGTGTTTGGGATTTTGCGGTGGCGTGTGATGGTGCCGTCGGAGTTGTTGACTATTTGGAGGTATTGGTAGGGATCAGTGGTGGTGGGGTTTGATGGAGGTGTTTGACCTGACATTTTTGGACTCCTTTTGATGAACTGAGACTGGATCTGAGAGGGAGTGTAGGAAATAAATTTGCTAATAGTAGTTGTTGAGGAATCAGAGTGGTATTCCCAACTCAGTCACATGTGGCTTCGTTAATTGGGTCAATGTTTTAATTTGACTCAATTAGTTTAATAAATTTCAGCAATAATATGCGTGAAGCATATCACTTGCAATAAAATTACAACTAGTTGGCACTGATATCATCCATGGGAAAGAAAATAGCCAGAAATTATTAAAGAGAAAAGGGAAAGATTAGAAAGTAAGAAGGTTAACAATAATTTgataaaccaaaacaaaattggCAACCTCAACTTACATGCactcttcaaatttttgtctgTCTTAGAGACAAAGCTAGACCCATAACaataaaatagtttgaaaaagAACTAAAAGGTCTACTTAAAtgagtttctctttctttctttccttttttttttttttcttttttttaggtaatTATACTCCactcttttaaaaatttggagGACCCCAAGCCTTCCTTGAGATTTGAATAAATTAACActcctccccctttttgtttatattcgtaatgaaatattctaaatttttataagaatctctttacaaaaatttaacaataattagttaaaaaaattgataaatttagaataaaaatgcaaaatttattaaGCACCAAAACACTTGTAATGAAAAATCTCTCTATAAcccattgaaaaaagaaaaaaaaaataccaagcaAAATTCACTCACAAcatcttaaattttaatttaactaaGTTTGGTCAATCAGATGTTAACTGggggaaaatatattttttcccttcaagtttGGGGTAGAATGTCATTTCCCCAAACCTCAAAGGAAAAGTGTGTAATTACCCCTATAATTTATTACACATTCTTATCTTCTGATATATAAATTATAGCCATacgtttatatttttatttatttattaaaagttagagggtcaTACGTCTACTCACTCTTCACAAGACatcatatatatagagagagagagagagttagagatAGGGGATTGACCAAGAGGTGGAGATGCTAACGGATTGTTTTGTACAGCGGTTGGCGGCATTAATCGATGTCATTGGAGTGGAGCAGTGAATAGAAGAATGAAAGTTATATTTTCTCCTAATCTTGACTGAGTGAGAGAATTTgtggtttatgatttttttattggtatttTTGTTGTATAGAACAGATTTTGATTTGTTaaatgatggtttttttttttgtctaaagGGTATTCTTATTATCCAGATCTATGATTTGTTTAGTTGggtatttttatttgttttaagtttttgttgttgttgttgttgttattctTGAGACAATTGGCCAATTGGGCAAAAGGGTAGGTCAAATAATCggtctatttttccttttggattTCAAGGgtcaatttgtaattttctttggGTAGGAGGGCCAAGAATATAAATTTTGGGGTGTAATCTTTAAACTTTTtgtgtacatatatatagaagtgaaattttttaaaaagttgaggGGGCCATGGCCCTCCAACCCCAATGTGGTTCCGTCCTTGATTACAACAATCAGCCCTTAAAGTACTTTTTCCTTTCCAGTTCTGTATTGCCCAATTGATAAGACTCTTAAAAAGTATCCTATTCATCATCAAGGCTTTCTGGACAACACCATCTTTAAATTATCCTATAAATTCAATGATCAAACGGGCATGTGAAGAAGAgattaatttagtttttaatctTACTATATATCTCTTTCATGATAAAGATTTTTGTATTCATATTTTTTGTACCAAAAATGAAATCTCAGTTTGGCATGTTTTCTTGGCCGTTGCCACTGAACTTATCAATAGCCTATAAAACTTTATCTTTATGACTAAATTGAGCCAAATGTAAAGGGTCGTTGTTACTTCTTATCAATAGCCTATAAAACTTCCGTGCTTTGCTACTTCTTAATTCAGTGGTTAGTTGGTcgatcatttatttatttatttatttttaactttaagAACATACACTAcaagaaatttggctataggcgACGTTTGTAAAACGTtgctaaaaacataaaaaacgtCGCTATATACTACAGCAACGTTTTTTTTGCGACGTTAAAAAACGTCGCAATAGGCTGGTCACTATAGGTCTATTGCGACGTTTTTGAAAACGTCACCATATATGAATCTTTAATGACGTTcaaaaacttttagtgacgttttttaaaacgtcactatataatataacattttcGTATATAATTTAGGAAAATACACTTAGCGGCGCTTTTAAAACGCCACAAATAACTAGTCCTATAGCAACGTTTTTGAAAACGtcggaaaaaaaatttcctaatagtttttagtgacgtttttaaaacgTCGCTAAAACTTgctcattatttttttacattaaaaatgcTACTATATAAACTTGCTCAAACTAACAAATGTCCAAACTAATGATTTGCCTAATACACGATATTCCACAATAACAACCTAATCATCaatattcaacaataaatgTCCAAAAATAACAAATGTCCAAACTAGCATAGTAACACATTAACCATAGATTCAAATagatatataactatatatatatatatatatatatttaataccaATACACTTGTCTacctgccaaaaaaaaaaaaaaaaaaaaaaaaaccacctaaACTATGACAATATTATAAACAAAGTACAATACTTCTAAAATAAATGTGATTGTAACAAGACACTTGTCTACCTACACAAAAAGAACCACAACCCAAACTATGACAATATTATAAACAAGGTAAAATACTTCCAAAATAAATGTGGTTGTTCAAAACAACTATGGATAGAGTCCTTATAAAACACTACAACATTGCATTTACCGCTATGTGCTAGTTTCTTGATGGGATGAAGCTTGCAATCTATGAGGAGTTGAAaattgatgatctaaacctaaACCACCTATCTAATAAGTTCATAAAGAAATCATTTtgaataacaaaataatagttgctatacttaaaaaatttaaacacccATTACAttcttaaaacattaaaatctAATACTCGTCTAGCTTCTGAAGAATGATTTTTTCGATTTTGCATTGGTTGCATCATTTGGGTTACTCGCTCCTCCAAGTTATCATAACGATTCACTTTCTACAAACTTAAGCAAAAATTATGGCAGTAGAATTACACATACACTTAAATATAGTGCACAATATATTCAAAACCACTTAGTTTCATAAACATGCAAATAAGATTACACATAatcttaaatataataaataaaccataTCAAATCTATCAATATCCTCATTCACACAAATGGATTAAGCATTTAACCTCTTAAGAAATATGCAAAAATCATCTAAAGAGGATTACACATAAACTTGTCTTATAGTATACAACAACTTCATAACTACTTAGTTTCATAAACATGCAAATAAGATTATACAAGATAACTTTAAAACTCtttacaaacaaaacaaataggaatacacatgaaaattttcatccaaattttcaaaaaatagtaaacacttCCAATACGAATGTAAACAACCTTATAGCACCATGCAAGTCACCCGTTTGCTCCAACTCAATAATCCACCCCAAGACAATTATCAACATCCCAAGTACaaagttttaagaaaaaattacttactatgctcaagccaagcaaacaccttttcaaaaaaaaaaatccaaacttatCACAATAAATAAGTGCTTAACCTGCAAGGTAAAATAGGACACTTAAATGATGTTTAAGGCAAATAAGGGTGCCATTgcagaaaattttaatgagtcATGGTGCATGAAAATTtagtaacaatatatatatatatatatatatataaagaaaaaagagcattTAGTTGAGATTATATACTCACGACAAGAGTGAAACCCCAACACCTAGGCCAATAACACCAAATGAACATgccgaagaaaaaaaaaaaaaaaaaaaagccacagcTTTCTTCATTTTCCAAGATTATAAAGAAATTactataatttcatataaagtattaattataatttctaaTACAATAACACACAAACACAGCTCAATACCACTGATCAAGTAATAATTGTAATCCCATAACATaattgttaaagaaaaaaaaagcttagtTTTAGAACTTTTAAATGAAATCAtgaatgcttacaagtattgaaaacccaaaaaaataaataaaaaaaatcaacaaatataCCTCAACCATATTCATccaaatttctaaatttaataAACACTCCCAATATCAATCGAAACAACCTTACAATACCATGCAAGCTACCCACTTGTTCCAACACAACAATCCACCCAATACAATTATCAATATaacaagtattgaaatctaaaaagtaaTCAAAAAACATGACTCAAAAACatccaaatttccaaaatataatTAACACTCACAATATGAATGCAAACcgccttataacaccatgcaagccgcCCGCTTGTTCCAACACAATAATTCACCCAATACAATTATCATaatcacaaatataaaatgcttacaagtattgaaatcaaaaaacaaattaacaaatataaCTCAACCATATTCattcaaatttccaaatttaataAACACTCTCGATATAAATTGCAATGACCTTATAATATCATGCAAGTCACCCGCTTGCTTCAACACAACAATCCACCCATTACGATTATCATAATCATAAATATAGAATGCTTACATGTATTGAAGTCCAAAAAGAAGTCAACAAATATAACTCAATCATATccatccaaattttcaaatttaataaacaCTCCAAATATCAATTGTAATGATCTTATTACActatgcaagccacccgcttgctccaacacaacaatccACCAAATACAATTatcaatataataatatataatgcttacaagtattgaaatccaAAAAGTAATCAACAAACATAACTCAACaatatccaaattttcaaaaaataataataactcccAATATGAATATAAACTAtgttataacaccatgcaagccacccgcttgctccaacacaacaatccACCCAATACAATTATCATaatcacaaatataaaatgcttacaagtattgaaatccaAAAAGTAATCAACAAATATAGCTTAAAAAAAtccatctaaattttcaaaaaataataaacacttcTAATATGAATGTAAACCGCCTTATAGCatcatgcaagccacccgcttgctccaactcAACAATCCACCCCAACACAATTATCAACATCTCAAGTACAAAGTTTTAAGCAAAAATTACTTACCATACTCAAGCCAAGCAAACACCTTTCCAAAAGAAATCCAAACTTATCACAATAAATGAGTGTTTAAcctgcaaaataaaataagacacTTAAATGATGTGGAAGGCAAATAAAGGTGAGAGAGATTGCACATGATCTtgatttagactctttgattgTAGATTGGatcacttaaaataaaaaactaaaaaaagttaaagaaaagcATATTGGATCTTTTTACATATCCTAAGCGTCAGAGATATCGGTTAGCCAAAGCTACCTATGATTCTTCttatttcatttgatttttctccCATTGCAAGAACCACTTGTGATAGAGGGAgacaaatattaaattttacaaataatatataaaaaatgtgcctaatagaattttgaattttctattaaattttaCTGAGGTTCTAAAGGCCAAGCATGCAGTGCTTATTACCAATTATTAGAGGGAgacaaagattttttttgttcaaggAGTTGAGCCAAACTCAATTTGCTTGATAAGAAAATACTAGTTCTCACATTAATTGCGAGAATGATCTTGTGGTCCATTAGGTTATTAATGTCGTGTGGGAGAtctaaagaaacaaaaagtcaGGTTCATCTATCacttaaaaatgataattgccACATTTCTGAGCGAGGATGCAAGGAATTGAGTACATTGAGTCATTGACTGAACTTTTTGGAACTACTATTCATCTTTTGTAGCCATTTGGGTATTCACTCAGCTATATAAAACTATGGATACAATTTTTAGCACAAAACTATAATTCAAGGATCCAtaagttttaatattattagATGAGATCTTCAACCTTGAAtatgtaaaaatttaaaaagatttaaaatagCCTTTGTCTTCCACTTTTTTCGGTGGAAACTCATTATAAAATTCATAGAATTTTGCTCTGAAATGGTGGCCCCCATTTTTCtatgataaacaaaataatgacACAAATTTGTTCAAAAACATTATAAGTGTGTCGTTTGTTATGGTTTAATAGTTTATATACTAAGTTAATTCTTTTTCCTAAGTACaactttataaaattttaccAAGTTTTTTGTTCCAGTTTATAGCCAAATCCAACTTATTTTCACctcactaaaataaaaaataaaaaaaataaaaagaaattccaAACTCACTACTAGCAAAACTAAACCACTCCTAGCTACGTACAATTCTTAAACCTTTATTATAATAAACTTGTCTAAATGAGTATTTCTACAAAGCTCATCCAAGTCAACCACTGAATAAATCTATCAAATctaacaacaaaacaaataatagctatttaaatattgaataacAATACAACATAAATATCAATAGAAGAcaaaaagatatcaatttactCTTTTCgttgaaaaaaattgtacctTTCCTTGTCGGAGACGATGGTTTTATCGGCGGAAGTGGTGGAGGAAGATAGCAAGATGGGTTGGTTGAATTGACTTAGTGGCTTTGAGGGCAAAACAGtgtgttttaagaaaaataggTTTGAAGAAAGCGATATGATGAAGATGCGAAGTCTGAATCGATGGAGGACGACGACGGCCGTGGTGGCTACGACGATGGCGGCGGGTGGTGGCTAGGACAGATCGGCGGCTAGGCTAGGGTGAGGGAAGTGGTGGTGGGTGGTGGGTCGTGGCTAGGCTAGGGTGGGAGCGGTGGCGGCGGCAGCAAGAGGGAAGAGTGAGAAGATGAGTtataggaagagagagaggtggtACACaaatgaacaaagaaaaagaaagacatgaaataaaaaaagagtgtaggaagaaaaaaaaaaaaaaaaaaaagaaatgtaaaaaaaaagtgggaaatGAAAAGTTGGGCGAAACTTTGTGCGGGAAGAATGAAAATTCTGTAGGGAACATATAGCGACGTTTGCAAAACGTCGCTATAAAAACGACGCTATACAGTTTTGcttattttatcttttcttttggcGAGAAGCTACAGAGTGGTGTCAATaactatagtgacgttttacgAAAACGTCgctataagaaaaataaatgccGCTGAAAATGTAATTCTTGCGACGTTTTAAGAAACGTCGCTATTATTCTGGGttataatgacgttttttaaaAAACGTCGCCAAAAGCACACTCTTTAGCGGCGCTAATCAGAAACGTCGCAATATACCACTTATAGCGGCAGATTTAAAAACATCGCTAAAAAAAACGCCGCCTGAACCcagatttcttgtagtgatAAGAGAGTATATGATATATCGGGTATgtaatgagagagagaactaAAGGAAACATAAAATCTCattcatagaaaagaaaattgctaAATGAAACAATacttccacacacacacacacaaaaaaaaaaaaaaaaaaagtctataagTTCTAAAAATGCGGGTATAAGTcctaaaaacatttaaaatatgaaaaatgatatgtctataacatttttataacaaattctaagtggcaagttgttactagttgatattattggggcaaaaaagtaattttagcgttagtttgaaatttgaaccaataacaactaaccacctataatttgttgtaaaaatgttgtaaacgtaATATCTCCCTTAAAATATACCTACATTTTCTATAGCAGTGTTAATATATATAAGATTTGAAATATGAATTAAACAATAACAAATTAAGGCAGTGCTCTATTTcaatatattgaaatttgaaaccaaaaataacgAAAAACAagtaaatttagtaattttactatatgatttttctaaaataaagcAGACCCATTATTTTTCCTAAACAACCAAGAAAGGTAGCATGAAATTCTTTAAGACCACATGCATTGCCTTAACCCTGGACAGGTCTTGAAGATCTACACCATGGTGACCACCCTCGTCCAATTGACTCACCACAACTACACCCTTCTCTTCCATCATCTTAATCAGCTCAATCTGACGGTCGATCAGTGGGTCCCCTTTGCAATCAATCACCAAGACCCTCCATCCCAGCAATCTAATCTTCTCCAAGACTCCAACCTCTGAGATCCACCACCCACCGTTGGATTGCAATACTCATGATCACGGTTAACGCCAATTGGCAACGATAGCTCCCACATAAGGTCATTCACAAACAGTGGCAACACAGAATCACTGACCAGTCTTAGTTCTGATTAAGTCCTCTGGGTCCCACCAAAAAATGGTTGGTGCGGTATTTGTCCTTTGATTATTATCGAAGGCTCAAGATTTTCAACTTCGAAAGCTACACGTAGTCCCGCATGTTAGGCCACGTTGCTGCCTGCACTAGAACCCATAATAAGTGTCAGAAAAATCAGCATATTTCGTAAGCCATTCATCTTGGTTGGTTTTGATCAAGTGCAGTGTTTCCACAGCATCATCGTAAGCTGCAGGCAAACGATGCTCAAGAGCAAGACGATAGTCAACTGATACGATGATAGCATTGACATCAATGGCTATGTTTGCGCAAAAGTCATGGAACACTGTTGGGGATGCACTGTAAAGAATGAACCCTCCTCCATGGAAGTACACTATGAGAGGCAGTTTGGAAGGAGAGGTATTATCGGGTGCTTGTTTGGGTAGGAATATTCTGATCcaggttttgtttgattggtttAGAGTAGGGGTGGCAAAGTGATTCCAAACCCATTTGTCCACCCAAACTCACTAAAttattaattaggttaaataggcatcaacccaattagacccagatattattgggttttaactaaaaactcattgaacccaaaaacaatacacccaaattcaacccagcctttcccacaaaaaaaaaaaaaaaaaaaaaaaaccttatgtCACAAGCGGTGAAGATATCAATTCCACTGCCAATGCACGCCCTTTGGATACTAGCAATCACTGACTTCCGGCACAGCTCGATCGCGATGACCGCACCCTGGAGGTACTTGATATGTCTCTGGAGCTTCTCTCCACCGCATTTGCGGTCATCGGAGTCGGAATTTTTGGAGATCGAGCCGAGGGTTCCTAGGTCGATCCCATCGCAGAAGTGGTTTCTGACGCCAGAGAGGACTACAACGTTGACGTTAGGGTTTTGGTCGAGGGAGGCGAGGGCTTTGGGGAATTCGGAGAAGAAGTTGCATGAAAGTGCGTTGCGATGAGATGGACGGTTCAGGTAGAGGTGGAAGACACGAGAGTTTGGGGTTTTCTGCAAgatttctagggttttgaatttctCCATTGATGTTTATTGGCTTATTCTCTGTTTGGAAGGTTGGaaaggaaaatgaaggaaaGTGATGGAAAATCGGAGTAGATAAATGAAAAACAGTTCTGGAAAAAAgttattggtttaaaaaaatcgattaaaaaattttatcataaaaataaaaaaataaaaaataaaacttgggaaaattaaattattagattaaacttgggaaaaaaaaagttactagtttaatatatatatatatgtgtgtgtgtgtgtgtgtgtgtgtgtgtgtgtgtaaaaaattgaagcttcattttcactttagtggcattttggtaattttgataattgggtaattgggtgggttggggtttacccataataattgggttgggttggatttgggttagaagcaattagttaaatgggttttaataggtaaataagttttatatacccaacctAATTATGtccaccccaaacccacccatttgccacccctGGTTTAGAGGGATGTCGTTGGAGAGAACTGGAGTGGGGTGGTCGGGATCTGGTGTGGCTAGGGTGTTTGGGATTTCGCGGTGGCGTGTGATGGTGCCGTCAGAGTTGTTTACTATTTGGAGGTATTGGTAGGGATCTGTGGTGGGGTTTGATGTAGGTGTTTGACTTGACATTTTTTGATGAGCTAAGATTGGATCTGAGAGGGAGTGTTAGGAATAAATTTGCTAATAGTTGTGAAAGACCGCCAAAATTGGGGTgtctctcaaaaaaagagatttgggtattttttagggcacttttctttttgtgtaaGTCGTGTGAAGTctccacttattttttatacaaaaaaagaaaataataaaacataattgAATAGTATcctttcattgattgaataaaaaagattacataattgaaaatttgaaaattacatggatttgggtcctagttacaatctatcaaaaatacatagttttttgtcctagttacattctacccaaaataaaataaagacaaggCTTAGATCTACTTATCCAAAAAGCTAAATTCAGAGGTTaggttatggaatg
The sequence above is drawn from the Quercus lobata isolate SW786 chromosome 12, ValleyOak3.0 Primary Assembly, whole genome shotgun sequence genome and encodes:
- the LOC115972528 gene encoding carboxylesterase 1-like; amino-acid sequence: MSGQTPPSNPTTTDPYQYLQIVNNSDGTITRHRKIPNTPATPDPDHPTPVLSKDIPLNQSNKTWVRIFLPKQALNNPSSSKLPLIVYFHGGGFILYSASSTVFHDFCSNIAIDVNAIIVSVDYRLAPEHRLPAAYDDAVETLHFIKTNQDEWLTKYADFSNTSIMGSSAGGNVAYHAALREADQIENLEPLIIRGLVLHQPYFGGTQRTESELKLANDPVLPLPLFVNDLMWELSLPIAVDRDHEYCNPTVGGGSQRLEKIRLLGWRVLVIDCKGDPLIDRQIELVKMMEEKGVVVVSQFDEGGHHGVDLQDLSRAKALNVVLKNFMLTS